In Sphingobacteriaceae bacterium, the following proteins share a genomic window:
- a CDS encoding alanine dehydrogenase, translated as MEKFKIGVLREEKSPPDKRVPLTPLICSDLMRQYPNVEIVVQPSKIRCYSDDEYTSFGVTLQEDLNDCDILMGVKEVPAEKLIAGKKYFFFSHTIKKQPHNKKLIKALIEKKIQMIDYETLTDKNNNRIIGFGRYAGIVGAYNGILGYGLKYDLFRLKPANQCRDKAEMEEELKRAKLPNIKIALTGGGRVANGAIETLSALKIRKVTPEEFMMASFREPVYCQMNPRDYVERPNDHNFDLNDFFAHPEHFVSKFPPFTKVTDLYISTHYWDPRAPKMFEKKDMKASDFRMSVIADVTCDIDGSVPTTIRASSIAQPFYGYNIKTEKEDLPFNKDTICIMAVDNLPCELPRNASDDFGKDLSERVLPFIFGEDKDKVIKRASICKDGKLTLNYEYLSDYAYS; from the coding sequence ATGGAAAAATTCAAAATAGGAGTGCTGCGTGAAGAAAAAAGTCCGCCAGATAAGCGTGTTCCTCTAACGCCTTTAATTTGTTCTGACCTTATGCGCCAATACCCTAACGTAGAAATTGTTGTGCAACCGAGCAAAATAAGATGTTATAGCGACGATGAGTACACCTCTTTTGGTGTAACGCTCCAGGAAGATTTAAACGACTGCGATATTTTAATGGGCGTGAAAGAGGTTCCCGCAGAAAAATTAATCGCGGGTAAAAAATATTTTTTCTTTTCGCATACTATAAAAAAACAGCCGCATAACAAGAAGTTGATCAAAGCACTGATTGAGAAAAAAATCCAGATGATCGATTACGAGACCTTGACAGATAAAAACAATAACAGGATCATAGGTTTTGGCCGTTATGCCGGAATTGTGGGTGCCTATAACGGTATTCTTGGTTACGGATTAAAGTACGATCTTTTCAGGTTGAAGCCTGCGAATCAATGTCGCGACAAGGCTGAAATGGAAGAAGAATTAAAACGCGCAAAACTTCCAAACATTAAAATTGCCTTAACAGGCGGTGGACGTGTTGCCAATGGCGCGATTGAAACATTGAGTGCTCTTAAAATCAGGAAAGTTACGCCAGAAGAATTTATGATGGCTTCGTTCAGAGAACCTGTTTATTGTCAGATGAACCCCCGTGATTATGTAGAAAGGCCTAATGATCACAATTTTGATCTCAACGACTTTTTCGCGCATCCTGAACATTTTGTTTCCAAGTTTCCACCTTTTACAAAAGTAACAGACCTTTACATCTCCACTCACTATTGGGATCCACGTGCTCCTAAAATGTTTGAAAAGAAAGACATGAAAGCTTCAGATTTCAGAATGTCTGTAATAGCCGACGTGACTTGCGACATAGACGGTTCTGTTCCTACAACTATTCGCGCCAGTTCTATTGCCCAGCCTTTTTACGGATACAATATTAAAACAGAGAAAGAAGATTTGCCTTTTAATAAAGACACCATTTGTATTATGGCAGTAGATAATCTTCCCTGCGAACTTCCGCGTAACGCCAGCGACGATTTCGGAAAAGACCTTTCAGAACGTGTTCTTCCCTTTATTTTCGGCGAAGACAAAGATAAAGTCATCAAGCGTGCAAGCATTTGCAAAGACGGGAAGTTGACTCTTAATTACGAGTACTTAAGTGATTATGCTTATAGTTAG
- a CDS encoding carbonic anhydrase produces the protein MPSYKEVFDNNLKWLEKKKETDASFFEKLSKDQHPEYLYIGCSDSRVTAEDMMGAEPGDVFVHRNVANLVNAIDLNVMSVINYGVRYLGVKHIIVCGHYNCGGVKAAMQPKDMGILNPWLRNIRDVYRLHMNELDAIKDETARYNRLVELNVQEQCVNVIKLASVQQGYLKNKYPEVHGWVFDIHTGKIIDLKLDFEKILKDIQKIYNLTGE, from the coding sequence ATGCCATCGTACAAAGAAGTATTTGACAACAACCTGAAGTGGTTAGAAAAGAAAAAAGAAACGGACGCTTCTTTTTTTGAGAAACTTTCCAAGGACCAACATCCGGAATATTTATATATTGGATGCAGCGACAGTCGTGTCACCGCCGAAGATATGATGGGCGCTGAGCCTGGTGATGTATTCGTACATCGTAATGTTGCTAACCTGGTTAATGCAATAGATTTAAATGTAATGTCCGTAATAAATTACGGGGTTCGCTATTTAGGTGTAAAGCACATTATAGTTTGCGGTCACTATAATTGCGGAGGTGTAAAAGCCGCCATGCAGCCAAAAGACATGGGGATACTCAATCCCTGGTTGAGAAACATACGCGACGTTTATCGCTTGCATATGAATGAATTGGATGCTATAAAAGATGAAACAGCAAGATACAACCGATTGGTAGAGCTTAACGTTCAGGAGCAATGTGTGAATGTTATCAAACTGGCGAGTGTGCAACAAGGCTATTTAAAAAATAAATATCCCGAAGTGCATGGTTGGGTGTTCGATATCCACACGGGTAAGATCATTGATCTGAAACTGGATTTTGAAAAGATTTTAAAAGACATTCAAAAGATCTATAATCTGACGGGGGAATAA
- a CDS encoding multidrug transporter: MHAGRRFTFTEVIIWTRRDTYNFIIVSLIPTSLYYFFNIKWLVIPWVAIALVGTAAAFVVGFKNTQTYNRLWEARQIWGSIVNSSRAWSILAKDTVKTDKAEIQILIYRHLAWLTALRFQMREPRAWENMTLASNLEYAHFYKVPEKEQNLEEELKKFLSEEELIYILGKKNKATQIIALQSSHLRRLKEANKISELDFVELEQILVALYDHQGKSERIKNFPYPRQFATINQMFIRLFEFMLPFGILQEFGKLTDELGQWFIWVTVPCSVIVGWVFYIMERIGESTENPFEGGANDVPITNISRNIEIDLRDMLDEKDLPAPTTPVNNILM; this comes from the coding sequence ATGCATGCAGGAAGAAGATTTACTTTTACGGAGGTGATCATTTGGACAAGACGAGACACTTATAATTTTATTATTGTTTCATTGATACCTACTTCACTTTATTATTTCTTTAATATAAAATGGCTGGTTATTCCCTGGGTTGCAATAGCTTTGGTAGGAACTGCCGCCGCCTTTGTGGTTGGATTTAAGAACACACAAACATATAATCGTCTTTGGGAAGCAAGACAAATCTGGGGAAGCATTGTTAACTCCAGCAGGGCATGGAGCATTCTTGCAAAAGACACCGTAAAAACGGACAAAGCAGAGATACAAATACTTATATACCGTCATCTGGCCTGGCTCACCGCTTTGCGTTTTCAGATGCGTGAACCACGTGCATGGGAAAATATGACCTTGGCGAGCAATTTAGAATATGCGCATTTTTATAAAGTTCCTGAAAAAGAACAAAATCTCGAAGAAGAGCTAAAAAAATTTCTTTCTGAGGAAGAACTGATTTATATCCTTGGCAAAAAAAACAAAGCCACGCAAATTATCGCACTGCAATCTTCCCACCTGCGTCGTTTAAAAGAAGCAAACAAAATTTCTGAACTTGATTTTGTTGAATTGGAACAGATTCTGGTAGCGCTCTATGATCACCAGGGAAAATCAGAACGCATTAAAAATTTTCCTTATCCGAGACAATTCGCTACAATAAATCAAATGTTTATCCGCTTGTTTGAGTTTATGCTTCCCTTTGGTATTTTGCAGGAATTTGGAAAGCTCACGGATGAACTCGGGCAATGGTTTATCTGGGTAACTGTTCCCTGCTCTGTTATTGTTGGCTGGGTGTTTTACATTATGGAACGCATAGGTGAGTCAACCGAAAACCCTTTTGAAGGTGGAGCTAACGACGTTCCAATCACCAACATCAGTCGCAATATTGAAATTGATCTTCGTGATATGCTGGATGAAAAAGACCTGCCAGCTCCAACTACTCCGGTTAATAATATATTGATGTAA